One Vallitalea pronyensis genomic region harbors:
- a CDS encoding MATE family efflux transporter — translation MKKSMNIDATKGNIKKNLWVLAWPLMIANLIQVVYNMADTYWVGKLENSTDAIAAVTVTFSVVFVLVSLAAGLGIGSATLAAQYYGAKEYKKVDEVTYTSLIVIGVVALLFVGAGIIFYEELFNLLKTPPEIIPIAKDYFIIIMVGMLFMFIFFIMSGILRGVGDTRTPMIAGIVSGIMNMVLDPFLIFGWWIFPELGISGAAYATVFSRFFASIYIFYVVLRGKTFLRMNLRNFKVDFGITKQLFKIGVPSSISQAVISLGGTVIMGRVNMFGAVAGAVHGIGARLESLLFMPAMGLSQAASSIVGQNLGAGQKDRAYESGKYAMKAVFIILLVLGIIFSIFPSVFFSIFSDDEAVIELGRYYVYGVTLFFAFVGCRIVMSNVFQGAGAASVSMWLSLICLWVFRIPMAYGLSYTGLGIKGVWLGMGLSFVVSFFFMYYFYKKGKWMEMAVVHKKEEQPESIEK, via the coding sequence ATGAAGAAAAGCATGAACATTGATGCCACGAAAGGCAATATTAAAAAAAATCTATGGGTCTTAGCATGGCCTTTAATGATAGCCAACTTAATACAAGTTGTTTATAACATGGCAGATACATATTGGGTAGGAAAATTGGAAAACAGCACGGATGCCATAGCAGCAGTAACAGTTACTTTTTCCGTTGTGTTTGTATTAGTATCCTTAGCTGCTGGATTGGGCATTGGGTCAGCTACATTAGCAGCCCAATACTATGGAGCAAAAGAGTACAAAAAAGTGGATGAAGTCACGTATACTTCCTTAATTGTTATTGGTGTTGTTGCACTCTTATTTGTTGGGGCGGGTATAATATTTTATGAAGAATTATTCAATCTGTTGAAAACACCACCAGAAATTATTCCTATTGCTAAAGATTACTTTATCATCATCATGGTTGGTATGCTATTTATGTTTATCTTTTTTATTATGAGTGGCATATTGCGAGGTGTTGGTGACACAAGAACACCCATGATTGCAGGCATTGTATCAGGTATTATGAACATGGTACTTGATCCCTTTTTAATCTTTGGCTGGTGGATATTCCCTGAGCTTGGTATATCTGGTGCTGCCTATGCTACTGTTTTCTCCAGGTTTTTTGCTTCCATTTATATTTTTTATGTCGTACTTCGTGGTAAAACATTCTTAAGAATGAATTTGCGGAATTTTAAAGTAGATTTTGGTATTACTAAACAACTGTTTAAAATAGGTGTACCTTCTAGTATTTCACAGGCTGTCATAAGCTTAGGTGGTACCGTTATTATGGGGCGTGTGAATATGTTTGGTGCTGTTGCTGGTGCTGTACATGGTATTGGTGCAAGGCTTGAATCCTTACTATTCATGCCTGCAATGGGACTTTCACAAGCAGCTAGTTCTATCGTAGGGCAGAACCTGGGAGCGGGTCAAAAGGATCGCGCTTATGAAAGTGGCAAGTATGCCATGAAAGCTGTTTTTATCATTCTGTTAGTATTGGGAATCATCTTTTCCATATTCCCATCGGTATTTTTCTCCATATTCTCAGATGATGAAGCTGTTATTGAACTGGGACGTTATTATGTGTATGGGGTTACGTTATTCTTTGCATTTGTTGGCTGTAGAATTGTTATGTCCAATGTATTCCAAGGAGCAGGAGCAGCCTCTGTATCCATGTGGTTAAGTTTAATATGCCTCTGGGTGTTCAGAATCCCTATGGCTTATGGTCTGTCCTATACAGGTTTAGGCATAAAAGGTGTTTGGTTAGGCATGGGATTATCCTTTGTAGTGAGTTTCTTCTTTATGTATTATTTCTATAAAAAGGGTAAGTGGATGGAAATGGCCGTTGTCCATAAAAAAGAAGAACAGCCTGAGTCCATTGAAAAATAG
- a CDS encoding 2-hydroxyacyl-CoA dehydratase, whose product MNKPLSIGIDVGSTTVKLIVLDDQKQIIHKEYNRHFSDIKNTLSTMFGNAKDLLIKKAGTVFVTGSAGMNISKKLEATFIQEVVACTSSIEEMVPEVDVAIELGGEDAKITYFGDVIEQRMNGTCAGGTGAFIDQMASLLQTDADGLNELAKNYKTIYPIASRCGVFAKSDIQPLLNEGASKEDIAVSVLQAVVNQTIGGLAQGRPIKGKVAFLGGPLYFMSELRKRFIETLKLPDHQVVFPDNSQFFVAMGSALLSRKETIKSYSDLYGNIANIYDIGNNKADELDPLFQSEQDYVVFKARHEKNKVGRANIASYRGKAFLGIDAGSTTTKVVLIDDQKRVLFTHYGSNQGKPLQSTIEALKIMHQQMNSETYIAGSTVTGYGEHLVKEALQIDYGEIETVAHYHAAEHFLPGVDFVLDIGGQDMKSLKIKDGIIESIMLNEACSSGCGSFIETFAQSLNMDIEAFAKIGIMAKHPVDLGTRCTVFMNSKVKQAQKEGATVGDISAGISLSVIKNALYKVIRMKSPEELGKKMVVQGGTFYNEAVLRGLERIIGREVVRPDIAGLMGAFGAAILAYHKDKGEQSSMINLDTLSGFTVKNKLQRCKLCGNNCLMTISTFSNGRSFYSGNRCERGAGAEKKVNKAPNMYRYKYKRLFGYQPLKQSEAKRGVIGIPRVLNMYEDYPFWFTFFTELGYRVQISANSSKSIFEKGLESIPSESVCYPAKLVHGHLEDLLEKGIKKIFYPSIPYNIEEDKGANNHYNCPIVISYPETTWANIEGLKADDVSFYHPFLPIDNKKRMFKRLVEELTVENISKSDIKTAMQRAYAELEHYKRDIKHKTLEVLDYMEKNNKKGIVLAGRPYHLDKEINHGMDEMINSYGFAVLCEDGFSDLEELERPIRVVDQWVYHSRLYKAASYVAKRQNLELIQLNSFGCGLDAVTTDQVQEILSQYNKLHTVIKIDEINSLGAARIRVRSLIAAIEERDLAHILPEKKHNGFERVSFTKDMKKHHTILVPQLSPIHFQFLEVALRGAGYHVELLPSVDVHAIDEGLKVVHNDACYPTLITIGQVIEALKSGKYDLNHVSVIMSQTGGGCRATNYIAMLRKALKDINMPQVPVISFNLLGMEKNPGFKLGVKVLRQMADGILMGDLLMRVLYRIRPYERFKNSANALYEKWVKRLKASIANNEHKLNQYIYEIVRDFDHLEIHENMVKPRVGIVGEILVKFHPTANNEIVTFLESEGAEAVMPDFYDFLLYTQRNSIFRYEKLSGSFKNMVAGKTAISALEYYRRHLVKALKESNRFQPPVAIHELAEKASKHLSIGNQTGEGWFLTAEMVELMESGVDNVLCLQPFGCLPNHITGKGMIKELRRGYPTSNIVPIDYDPGASEVNQLNRIKLMLSTAFKKIEKSMT is encoded by the coding sequence ATGAACAAACCGTTAAGTATAGGAATTGATGTAGGCTCTACGACAGTAAAACTCATTGTCTTAGACGATCAAAAGCAAATAATACACAAAGAATATAATCGACATTTTTCAGATATTAAGAATACCCTTTCAACCATGTTTGGTAATGCTAAAGACCTCTTAATTAAAAAGGCAGGCACTGTGTTTGTAACGGGTTCAGCAGGCATGAATATATCGAAGAAACTGGAAGCCACTTTTATTCAAGAAGTGGTAGCCTGCACCAGTTCTATTGAAGAAATGGTACCAGAAGTTGATGTAGCCATAGAGCTTGGTGGAGAAGATGCAAAGATTACATATTTTGGAGATGTGATTGAACAGCGAATGAATGGTACCTGTGCTGGTGGTACAGGAGCGTTTATTGATCAAATGGCTTCATTATTGCAGACGGATGCAGATGGGTTGAATGAACTCGCCAAAAACTATAAAACTATCTATCCCATAGCGTCTAGATGTGGTGTGTTTGCAAAATCAGATATCCAGCCGCTGCTGAATGAAGGTGCATCAAAAGAGGATATTGCTGTATCTGTCTTGCAAGCAGTGGTCAATCAGACAATAGGAGGCCTTGCACAAGGTAGACCCATTAAGGGTAAAGTTGCCTTTTTAGGAGGTCCTCTATACTTCATGTCGGAGCTTAGGAAAAGATTTATTGAAACCCTAAAGCTTCCAGACCATCAAGTGGTATTTCCAGATAACTCCCAGTTTTTTGTAGCCATGGGATCGGCCTTATTATCTAGAAAAGAAACCATAAAATCTTATAGTGATTTGTATGGCAACATTGCCAACATCTATGATATTGGCAATAACAAGGCAGATGAATTAGACCCATTATTTCAATCGGAACAGGATTATGTCGTATTTAAAGCCCGACACGAAAAAAATAAAGTCGGTAGAGCAAACATAGCATCCTACAGAGGTAAGGCATTTTTAGGTATTGATGCAGGATCAACCACCACCAAAGTGGTTTTAATTGACGACCAGAAACGTGTGCTCTTTACCCACTATGGAAGTAATCAAGGAAAACCTCTTCAATCGACAATAGAAGCTTTAAAAATTATGCATCAGCAAATGAATTCTGAGACTTATATTGCAGGGTCTACCGTTACGGGTTATGGAGAACATCTGGTAAAAGAAGCGTTACAAATTGATTATGGGGAAATTGAAACCGTAGCGCATTATCATGCGGCAGAACATTTTTTACCTGGTGTAGACTTTGTTCTTGACATTGGCGGCCAAGATATGAAGAGTTTGAAGATAAAAGACGGTATCATTGAATCCATCATGCTTAATGAGGCTTGTTCTTCTGGTTGTGGGTCATTTATTGAAACCTTTGCTCAGTCATTAAACATGGACATTGAGGCATTTGCAAAGATAGGTATCATGGCTAAACATCCTGTTGACCTTGGCACCCGTTGTACGGTTTTTATGAACTCAAAAGTCAAGCAGGCACAAAAAGAAGGAGCCACAGTTGGTGACATATCAGCAGGTATATCCTTATCCGTCATTAAAAATGCTTTATATAAAGTAATCAGAATGAAATCACCTGAAGAATTAGGGAAGAAAATGGTGGTTCAAGGAGGCACATTCTATAATGAAGCTGTGCTGAGAGGTCTTGAACGGATTATAGGAAGAGAGGTTGTACGTCCAGATATTGCAGGTCTTATGGGGGCATTTGGAGCTGCTATCCTTGCATATCATAAAGACAAAGGTGAGCAATCCAGTATGATTAATTTGGATACACTGTCTGGGTTTACGGTTAAAAATAAACTGCAAAGATGTAAGCTATGTGGTAATAACTGCTTAATGACCATATCTACTTTTTCTAATGGAAGAAGCTTTTATTCTGGAAACAGATGTGAAAGAGGGGCAGGAGCAGAGAAAAAAGTCAATAAAGCACCTAACATGTATCGTTACAAATACAAAAGATTATTTGGTTATCAACCCTTAAAACAATCAGAGGCCAAAAGAGGTGTCATCGGTATACCACGTGTTCTCAATATGTATGAAGATTATCCTTTCTGGTTTACATTTTTTACAGAGCTTGGCTATAGGGTACAAATCTCCGCTAATTCTTCTAAGTCCATTTTTGAGAAAGGTCTGGAGTCCATTCCTTCAGAATCGGTATGTTACCCCGCCAAATTGGTCCATGGTCATTTGGAAGACTTGCTGGAAAAAGGTATCAAAAAAATATTCTATCCATCCATACCTTATAATATTGAAGAAGATAAAGGGGCTAACAATCATTATAACTGTCCAATCGTCATCTCTTATCCTGAAACAACATGGGCAAACATTGAAGGTTTAAAGGCAGATGACGTATCGTTTTACCACCCATTCTTACCCATAGATAATAAAAAGCGCATGTTCAAAAGATTAGTTGAAGAGCTCACTGTGGAGAATATTTCAAAATCGGACATAAAAACAGCGATGCAGAGGGCATATGCTGAATTGGAACATTATAAAAGGGATATAAAACACAAAACCCTAGAAGTACTGGATTACATGGAAAAAAACAATAAAAAAGGTATTGTCCTTGCAGGAAGACCCTATCACCTGGATAAAGAAATTAACCATGGCATGGATGAGATGATTAACAGTTATGGTTTTGCTGTTCTTTGTGAAGATGGTTTTAGTGATTTGGAGGAGTTGGAAAGACCCATACGTGTTGTGGACCAATGGGTTTACCATTCAAGACTCTATAAAGCAGCATCTTATGTGGCTAAACGACAAAATTTAGAACTCATTCAACTGAATTCATTTGGTTGTGGTCTTGATGCCGTCACAACTGACCAAGTACAAGAAATACTTAGTCAATATAATAAATTACATACCGTGATAAAAATAGATGAGATTAACAGCCTAGGAGCAGCACGTATAAGAGTGAGGTCATTGATAGCCGCTATAGAAGAAAGAGATTTAGCCCATATCCTTCCTGAAAAGAAACACAATGGATTTGAAAGGGTTTCATTCACCAAAGACATGAAGAAGCATCATACCATCTTAGTACCCCAACTGTCACCTATCCACTTTCAGTTTTTAGAAGTGGCCCTGAGAGGTGCTGGATACCATGTAGAATTATTACCCTCTGTTGATGTGCATGCCATCGATGAAGGCCTAAAAGTGGTGCATAATGATGCTTGTTATCCAACCCTTATTACCATTGGGCAAGTTATTGAAGCATTAAAGTCTGGCAAATATGACCTTAATCATGTGTCCGTGATCATGTCCCAGACAGGTGGGGGCTGTCGAGCAACTAATTACATCGCCATGTTAAGAAAAGCATTAAAAGACATTAACATGCCCCAAGTGCCTGTTATCTCTTTTAATTTGCTTGGAATGGAAAAGAATCCAGGTTTTAAATTGGGCGTTAAAGTGCTTAGACAGATGGCTGACGGTATATTAATGGGGGATCTGCTCATGCGTGTATTGTATCGCATAAGACCTTATGAACGATTCAAAAATTCAGCCAATGCACTCTATGAAAAATGGGTGAAACGACTAAAGGCATCCATTGCCAATAACGAGCATAAGTTAAATCAGTACATCTATGAGATAGTCAGGGATTTTGATCATCTAGAAATACATGAAAACATGGTGAAACCTAGAGTGGGTATCGTGGGAGAAATACTTGTGAAATTCCACCCTACAGCTAATAATGAGATTGTGACCTTCTTAGAATCGGAAGGTGCTGAAGCCGTAATGCCTGATTTCTATGATTTTCTGTTATACACACAACGTAATAGTATCTTCCGATATGAAAAACTGTCAGGTTCATTTAAAAACATGGTAGCTGGTAAAACAGCCATCAGTGCGTTGGAATATTACAGAAGACATTTAGTAAAAGCACTTAAAGAAAGCAATCGTTTTCAACCACCTGTTGCCATCCATGAGCTTGCGGAAAAAGCCAGTAAACATTTGTCTATTGGTAATCAAACAGGGGAAGGCTGGTTTTTGACAGCAGAAATGGTGGAGTTAATGGAGTCCGGTGTGGATAACGTGTTATGTTTGCAGCCCTTTGGATGTCTTCCCAATCATATTACAGGAAAAGGCATGATAAAAGAGCTGAGAAGAGGCTATCCAACATCCAATATTGTGCCCATAGACTATGACCCAGGAGCATCAGAAGTTAATCAGCTAAACAGAATAAAGCTCATGTTATCAACGGCTTTTAAGAAGATAGAGAAATCAATGACATAA
- a CDS encoding TetR/AcrR family transcriptional regulator, which yields MKKQTNTKNTKNLILETARELFITQGYEKTTIRQIITLADVTTGSLYHFYKNKEEILLNIVDEHFNVIMLQSSVLSNRYNEPLLGFSLSASIIFNLIDQHETLGELFLAAYNSCIISEHIVQVASTMTKDWFSAYNPTFSTIEYYHRAILIRGMYQSLIWNYLCKKNIALPDTVHLLIRTINQIFNVPSDKIEDILSLSQQIMKDNDMSILGYDI from the coding sequence ATGAAAAAACAAACGAATACTAAAAATACGAAAAACTTGATATTGGAAACAGCAAGAGAACTCTTCATTACTCAGGGGTATGAAAAAACAACCATACGCCAAATTATTACATTGGCAGATGTGACCACTGGGAGCTTATATCACTTTTATAAAAATAAAGAAGAAATTCTGCTAAATATTGTTGATGAACATTTTAATGTCATTATGCTTCAGTCAAGTGTACTATCGAATAGATATAATGAGCCCCTTTTAGGATTTTCATTAAGTGCATCCATTATCTTCAATCTCATTGACCAACATGAAACCTTGGGGGAATTATTCCTTGCTGCATATAATTCTTGTATTATTTCAGAACACATTGTCCAAGTTGCAAGTACAATGACAAAAGACTGGTTTAGCGCATATAACCCAACTTTTTCTACTATAGAGTACTATCACCGAGCTATCCTTATTAGGGGTATGTACCAAAGCCTTATATGGAATTATTTATGCAAGAAGAATATTGCTCTGCCAGATACTGTTCATTTACTGATTAGAACAATCAACCAGATTTTTAATGTCCCCAGTGATAAAATTGAAGACATTCTATCACTGAGTCAACAAATTATGAAGGACAATGATATGTCCATTCTCGGATATGATATTTAG
- a CDS encoding transglutaminase-like domain-containing protein, translating to MCVVFTGISVYAATEIIKVNTDNGTVSIQYDATNYSDLKVVVKKGSQKYIYNLYSSNEELPLQMGNGEYTIGLYQRTDGNKYKLLTSDKVHMNSSNHAVFLANVQNVEWTSNSSAAILAQELTKNAKTDREKLEVIYEYVIHNVHYDHEKAINISSRYLPSPNETLIEGKGICYDYASLMAAMLRSIDIPTKLVHGDSNFTSVYHAWNEVLIDGEWIVVDTTTDSAYITEGIQISYEKNPSDYSVLKVF from the coding sequence ATGTGTGTAGTATTTACTGGAATATCTGTATATGCTGCAACTGAAATTATAAAGGTCAATACTGATAACGGCACAGTAAGTATCCAATATGATGCTACTAATTATTCAGATTTGAAAGTTGTCGTGAAAAAAGGTTCTCAGAAATATATCTATAACCTTTATTCATCTAATGAGGAGCTGCCATTACAAATGGGCAATGGTGAGTATACGATAGGATTATATCAAAGAACAGATGGTAATAAGTACAAACTATTAACATCTGACAAGGTACATATGAATTCAAGTAATCATGCAGTATTCTTAGCAAATGTTCAGAATGTAGAATGGACAAGCAACTCAAGTGCAGCTATTCTGGCTCAAGAACTGACTAAAAATGCCAAGACTGACAGAGAGAAACTCGAAGTAATCTATGAATACGTTATTCATAACGTTCACTATGACCATGAAAAAGCTATTAACATAAGTAGCAGATATTTACCATCACCCAATGAAACGTTGATTGAAGGTAAAGGAATATGTTACGATTATGCTTCTTTAATGGCTGCTATGCTAAGAAGTATTGATATTCCTACAAAGCTTGTTCATGGCGATAGTAACTTTACTTCTGTCTATCATGCTTGGAATGAAGTTCTTATAGATGGTGAATGGATAGTTGTAGACACGACCACTGATTCGGCATATATAACCGAAGGTATTCAAATTTCTTATGAAAAGAATCCTTCAGATTATAGTGTTCTTAAGGTTTTTTAA